In Solirubrobacterales bacterium, the following are encoded in one genomic region:
- a CDS encoding alpha-ketoacid dehydrogenase subunit beta, translated as MSDRGESGTVPVIRFREALRDAMAEEMRRDDRVFVMGEDIAVFQGSFKVTEGLLDEFGEQRVRDTPISENTIVGTGVGAAIAGLRPIVEIMTVNFALLALDQIVNHAAAIPYMFNGQMRVPMVIRMPGGGGHQLGPTHSHSFEALFLQVPGLLVACPSTPADGKALLKAAVRDDNPVVFIEHESLYGMRDEVPEGDRIQRFGEAAIRREGSDVTIVGILKMAHVAQEAADRLQTEHGISAEVIDPRTLRPLDLDTILDSVKKTSRAVIVEEGWPHGGVGANLSALIAEQGFDYLDAPIQRVTGADVPMPYSRRMEQAAIPHAENVIEAVLAATEGGLPREGTGGPR; from the coding sequence ATGAGCGACCGGGGCGAAAGCGGAACAGTTCCCGTGATCCGCTTCCGGGAGGCACTGCGGGACGCGATGGCGGAGGAGATGCGCCGCGACGACCGGGTCTTTGTGATGGGTGAGGACATCGCCGTCTTCCAGGGATCCTTCAAGGTCACCGAGGGCCTGCTCGACGAGTTCGGCGAGCAGCGGGTGCGTGACACCCCGATCTCGGAAAACACGATCGTCGGCACCGGGGTCGGGGCGGCGATCGCCGGTCTGCGACCGATCGTCGAGATCATGACCGTGAACTTCGCCCTGCTGGCCCTGGACCAGATCGTCAATCACGCGGCGGCGATCCCGTACATGTTCAACGGCCAGATGCGGGTGCCGATGGTGATCCGGATGCCCGGCGGCGGCGGACACCAGCTAGGCCCGACCCACTCACACAGCTTCGAGGCTCTGTTCCTGCAGGTTCCGGGTCTGCTGGTCGCCTGTCCGTCCACCCCGGCCGATGGCAAGGCCCTGCTGAAGGCGGCGGTTCGGGACGACAACCCGGTGGTTTTCATCGAACACGAGAGTCTCTACGGCATGCGGGACGAGGTGCCGGAAGGAGACCGGATCCAGCGTTTTGGCGAAGCGGCGATCCGCCGGGAGGGATCCGACGTGACCATCGTCGGGATCCTGAAGATGGCTCACGTCGCCCAGGAGGCCGCGGATCGACTTCAGACCGAACACGGGATCAGCGCCGAGGTGATCGACCCCCGGACCCTGAGGCCGCTCGACCTGGACACCATTCTCGACTCGGTGAAGAAAACCAGCCGGGCGGTGATCGTCGAGGAAGGCTGGCCCCACGGCGGGGTCGGGGCGAACCTCTCGGCCCTGATCGCGGAGCAGGGATTCGACTACCTCGACGCCCCGATCCAGCGGGTCACCGGGGCCGACGTGCCGATGCCTTACTCCCGCCGGATGGAGCAGGCCGCGATCCCTCACGCCGAGAACGTGATCGAGGCGGTGCTCGCGGCGACCGAGGGAGGTCTGCCCCGAGAGGGAACGGGCGGCCCGAGATGA